From the Rattus norvegicus strain BN/NHsdMcwi chromosome Y, GRCr8, whole genome shotgun sequence genome, one window contains:
- the Ddx3y gene encoding ATP-dependent RNA helicase DDX3Y isoform X16 has product MGEIIMGNIELTRYTRPTPVQKHAIPIIKEKRDLMACAQTGSGKTAAFLLPILSQIYTDGPGEALKAMKENGRYGRRKQYPISLVLAPTRELAVQIYEEARKFSYRSRVRPCVVYGGADTVQQIRDLERGCHLLVATPGRLVDMMERGKIGLDFCKYLVLDEADRMLDMGFEPQIRRIVEQDTMPPKGVRHTMMFSATFPKEIQMLARDFLDEYIFLAVGRVGSTSENITQKVVWVEELDKRSFLLDLLNATGKDSLTLVFVETKKGADSLENFLFQERYACTSIHGDRSQKDREEALHQFRSGRKPILVATAVCIFYFLVILSDCYFNLISIIFQVAARGLDISNVKHVINFDLPSDIEEYVHRIGRTGRVGNLGLATSFFNERNLNITKDLLDLLVEAKQEVPSWLESMAYEHHYKGNSRGRSKSRFSGGFGARDYRQSSGYANSGFNNNRANSSRTSGSTHNRGFGGGGYGGFYSNEGYGGNYNSQAVDWWGN; this is encoded by the exons GGTCTGGAAAAACTGCTGCATTTCTACTGCCCATTCTCAGTCAGATTTACACAGATGGTCCAGGAGAGGCTTTGAAGGCTATGAAG GAAAACGGAAGATATGGTCGCCGTAAACAATACCCAATCTCCTTGGTGTTAGCTCCAACAAGAGAATTGGCTGTGCAGATCTATGAGGAAGCCAGAAAA TTTTCGTACCGGTCTAGAGTCCGACCTTGTGTAGTGTATGGTGGTGCTGATACTGTTCAACAGATTCGGGACTTAGAACGAGGATGCCACTTGTTAGTTGCCACACCAGGACGTCTAGTGGACATGATGGAAAGAGGAAAGATTGGACTAGATTTCTGCAA ATACTTAGTGTTGGATGAAGCTGACAGGATGCTGGATATGGGATTTGAACCTCAGATACGTCGTATAGTTGAACAGGACACTATGCCACCAAAGGGAGTTCGTCACACCATGATGTTTAGTGCTACTTTTCCTAAGGAGATACAG atGCTTGCTCGTGACTTTTTAGATGAATACATCTTTCTGGCTGTAGGCAGAGTAGGCTCTACTTCTGAGAACATCACACAGAAAGTAGTATGGGTTGAAGAGTTAGACAAACGGTCATTTTTACTTGATCTCTTAAATGCAACAG GGAAGGATTCATTGACTTTAGTATTTGTGGAGACTAAAAAGGGTGCAGATTCACTGGAGAACTTCTTATTTCAAGAAAGATATGCATGTACTAGTATTCATggagacagatcacagaaagatcGAGAGGAGGCCCTTCACCAATTCCGCTCAGGGAGGAAGCCAATTTTAGTGGCTACAGctgtatgtatattttattttttagttattttgtCTGACTGTTACTTTAATTTAATTAGTATTATTTTTCAGGTGGCAGCAAGAGGTCTAGACATTTCAAATGTGAAACATGTTATCAATTTTGATTTGCCAAGTGATATTGAAGAATATGTGCATCGTATTGGCCGCACAGGACGCGTAGGAAACCTTG gTCTTGCCACCTCTTTTTTCAATGAGAGGAATTTGAACATTACGAAAGATTTGTTAGATCTCCTCGTTGAGGCTAAACAAGAAGTACCATCTTGGTTGGAAAGTATGGCTTATGAACACCACTACAAGGGAAACAGCCGGGGACGTTCTAAAAG CAGATTCAGTGGAGGATTTGGTGCCAGAGACTATCGACAGAGCAGTGGTTATGCAAATTCTGGGTTTAATAATAATCGTGCCAACAGCAGCCGAACTAGTGGTAGTACCCACAACAGAGGATTTGGTGGAG gTGGCTATGGAGGTTTCTACAGCAATGAAGGATATGGAGGAAATTATAACTCCCAGGCAGTTGACTGGTGGGGCAATTGA